One segment of Halorubellus sp. JP-L1 DNA contains the following:
- a CDS encoding FAD-dependent monooxygenase: protein MMTREHYEAVVVGCGPGGAAAAAVLADNGVETLVLERGVEAGSKNVSGGLIYAEESAPYTIDDLFPGFREAAAERPITEYHIHNVAGRHVKSYDITDLHDHDTEWSDAVLRRKMDSWLEQRVHERTRETGGGVVTGVHVDGLLEEDGEIVGVTCEELDPIEADLVVAADGVNSELARDAGLMDWDEPEEWFQGVKAVVDLPDGAVEERFGIGEDEGAAHLFSGDLFEGVRGGGFLYTNEDTLSVGTVFHLDSLVAEQAEPHELLDALLTHPMLAEYFDGEYDELEYSAKLVPDSKKVAHTSPHRGRLVLVGDAAGQMQAQGPIIKGMNHAVTAGALAAEAFVESRARKSRKSEPTAGALYERKLNEEGVMGKLRPKRYEVASALGEHDAVTNLTDAVLTSAVGRFGVKVADDLGVIESAYSSPFMSMLMPDTKTPYVTLPTVIGEVLGDRVTVESEVEPPELDDRIGDLTYDVGDPHIELLDESYEASGAAVSACPVSAQDFGGGCYRSETVKQNGSEERVVSLDTQPCVECGTCAIVADTDWDHPAGEKGVEFKQG from the coding sequence ATCATGACCAGAGAACACTACGAAGCGGTCGTCGTCGGGTGCGGTCCCGGCGGCGCCGCGGCGGCGGCGGTACTGGCCGACAACGGCGTCGAGACGCTCGTCCTCGAACGGGGCGTCGAAGCCGGGTCGAAGAACGTCTCGGGGGGCCTCATCTACGCAGAGGAGTCCGCGCCGTACACGATCGACGACCTCTTCCCGGGATTCCGGGAGGCGGCCGCGGAGCGCCCGATCACGGAGTACCACATCCACAACGTCGCCGGACGGCACGTGAAGTCCTACGACATCACGGACCTCCACGACCACGACACGGAGTGGTCGGACGCGGTCCTCCGCCGGAAGATGGACTCGTGGCTCGAGCAGCGCGTCCACGAGCGAACGCGCGAGACCGGCGGTGGCGTGGTGACGGGCGTGCACGTCGACGGCCTCCTCGAGGAGGACGGCGAGATCGTCGGCGTGACGTGCGAGGAACTCGACCCGATCGAGGCGGACCTCGTCGTCGCCGCGGACGGCGTGAACAGCGAACTGGCGCGCGACGCGGGCCTCATGGACTGGGACGAACCCGAGGAGTGGTTCCAGGGCGTGAAGGCCGTCGTCGACCTCCCCGACGGCGCGGTCGAGGAGCGGTTCGGGATCGGCGAGGACGAGGGCGCGGCCCACCTGTTCTCGGGCGACCTGTTCGAGGGCGTGCGCGGCGGCGGGTTCCTCTACACGAACGAGGACACGCTCTCGGTCGGGACCGTCTTCCACCTCGACAGCCTCGTCGCGGAGCAAGCCGAACCACACGAACTGTTGGACGCGCTCCTGACGCACCCGATGCTCGCGGAGTACTTCGACGGCGAGTACGACGAACTCGAGTACTCGGCGAAGCTCGTCCCGGACTCGAAGAAGGTCGCGCACACGAGCCCGCATCGCGGCCGGCTCGTGCTCGTCGGGGACGCCGCCGGCCAGATGCAGGCCCAGGGCCCGATCATCAAGGGGATGAATCACGCGGTGACGGCTGGCGCGCTCGCCGCGGAGGCGTTCGTCGAATCCCGCGCCCGGAAGAGCCGGAAGTCCGAGCCGACCGCGGGCGCGCTCTACGAGCGCAAACTGAACGAGGAGGGCGTGATGGGCAAACTCCGCCCGAAGCGCTACGAGGTCGCGTCGGCGCTCGGCGAGCACGACGCCGTGACGAACCTCACTGACGCCGTCCTCACGTCCGCGGTCGGTCGCTTCGGCGTGAAGGTCGCCGACGACCTCGGCGTCATCGAGTCCGCGTACTCGTCGCCGTTCATGTCGATGCTGATGCCGGACACGAAGACGCCGTACGTCACGCTCCCGACGGTCATCGGCGAGGTCCTGGGCGACCGCGTCACCGTCGAGTCCGAGGTCGAGCCGCCCGAGCTCGACGACCGCATCGGCGACCTCACGTACGACGTCGGCGACCCGCACATCGAGTTGCTCGACGAGTCCTACGAGGCCAGCGGCGCGGCGGTCTCCGCGTGCCCGGTGAGCGCGCAGGACTTCGGCGGCGGCTGCTATCGCTCCGAGACCGTGAAGCAGAACGGCAGCGAGGAGCGCGTCGTGAGCCTCGACACCCAGCCGTGCGTCGAGTGCGGGACGTGCGCGATCGTCGCCGACACCGACTGGGACCACCCCGCGGGCGAGAAGGGCGTCGAGTTCAAGCAGGGGTGA
- a CDS encoding ArsR/SmtB family transcription factor: MSEDGPTPGDGTAVGFAAVADALADDVASGILRETYEDARSAHELANALGTSPPTVYRRLETLREYDLVVASTRPDPDGHHTDVYRANVDRVVVHLDVDGFTVEVERTETMADRFTNIIEDM, translated from the coding sequence GTGAGCGAGGACGGACCGACTCCGGGCGACGGGACCGCCGTCGGCTTTGCCGCCGTCGCGGACGCGCTCGCCGACGACGTCGCCAGCGGCATCCTCCGCGAGACGTACGAGGACGCCCGCAGCGCGCACGAGCTCGCGAACGCACTCGGGACGTCGCCGCCGACCGTGTACCGGCGCCTCGAGACGCTCCGCGAGTACGACCTCGTCGTCGCGTCGACGCGACCGGACCCCGACGGCCACCACACCGACGTCTACCGCGCGAACGTCGACCGCGTCGTCGTCCACCTCGACGTCGACGGCTTCACCGTCGAGGTCGAGCGCACCGAGACCATGGCCGACCGCTTCACGAACATCATCGAGGACATGTAA
- a CDS encoding CPBP family intramembrane glutamic endopeptidase, whose product MAHQTDASARTASTSTSFLRRTAWMLLFGVAGLAGVAATAALQLTIDPTIAERSGLPADASLPVAVALSIATPAVLAVVATVVGTATAPRVGFRSFVHDHATDGRRVWSRVRESAPRAVVVGLATGVGIVALDVVLTAVVPSAAPTGASPGSVALVLASAPARFLFGGLAEELMLRWGLVSAIAWVLAAVVPGDRRRAVAWTAVVLAALAFGAAHLPQAAASMDLTLPVAARVVALNAIAGVVFGWLFIEDSLEAAMLAHASAHVILLGTALVGVA is encoded by the coding sequence ATGGCCCACCAGACCGACGCTTCGGCCCGAACTGCATCGACTTCGACGTCCTTCCTCAGGCGGACGGCGTGGATGCTGCTCTTCGGCGTCGCCGGACTCGCCGGCGTCGCCGCGACGGCGGCGCTCCAGTTGACGATCGACCCGACGATCGCGGAGCGAAGCGGGCTCCCGGCGGACGCGAGCCTCCCCGTGGCGGTCGCGCTCTCCATCGCGACGCCGGCGGTGCTCGCCGTCGTCGCGACGGTCGTCGGGACCGCGACCGCGCCGCGCGTCGGGTTCAGGTCGTTCGTCCACGACCACGCGACCGACGGGCGTCGGGTGTGGTCGCGAGTGCGCGAGTCCGCACCGCGGGCCGTCGTCGTCGGCCTCGCGACCGGCGTCGGCATCGTCGCACTCGACGTCGTCCTGACGGCCGTCGTCCCATCGGCGGCACCGACCGGCGCCAGCCCCGGTTCGGTCGCGCTCGTGCTGGCGAGCGCACCCGCACGGTTCCTGTTCGGGGGGCTGGCGGAGGAACTGATGCTCCGCTGGGGGCTGGTGTCCGCGATCGCGTGGGTACTGGCCGCCGTCGTCCCCGGAGATCGGCGTCGCGCGGTCGCGTGGACTGCGGTCGTGCTCGCCGCGCTCGCGTTCGGCGCCGCGCACCTCCCCCAGGCCGCGGCGAGCATGGACCTCACGCTCCCCGTCGCCGCGCGCGTCGTCGCCCTGAACGCGATCGCAGGCGTCGTCTTCGGGTGGCTGTTCATCGAGGACTCCCTGGAGGCGGCGATGCTCGCGCACGCGAGTGCGCACGTCATCTTGCTCGGGACCGCACTCGTTGGCGTGGCCTGA
- a CDS encoding DUF2391 family protein — protein MSEERADGSDPDGDIDDVFDELEALEDLVDSEAEQQQVRETMQALRRSRNRPFVRLRSGFDGRDVGEAVVGSFVFGMPMVVEEGTLEIGSHIAASPLLYVPTVALGFATVYGILHAAEFEKIEEDLIADTVPLRIVSIPIIAIVMALLLMTMWGRVDWSTPTVALGQVTITAIVMAVGASIGDILPES, from the coding sequence ATGAGCGAGGAGCGAGCGGACGGCAGCGACCCCGACGGCGACATCGACGACGTGTTCGACGAACTGGAGGCCCTGGAGGACCTCGTGGACTCCGAGGCCGAACAGCAGCAGGTCCGCGAGACGATGCAGGCGCTCCGGCGGAGCCGGAATCGACCGTTCGTGCGACTCCGAAGTGGCTTCGACGGGCGCGACGTCGGCGAGGCGGTCGTCGGGAGCTTCGTCTTCGGCATGCCGATGGTCGTCGAGGAGGGGACGCTCGAGATCGGGAGTCACATCGCGGCCAGCCCCCTCCTGTACGTCCCGACCGTCGCGCTCGGGTTCGCGACGGTGTACGGCATCCTCCACGCGGCCGAGTTCGAGAAGATCGAGGAGGACCTCATCGCGGACACGGTCCCGCTCCGCATCGTCAGCATCCCGATCATCGCCATCGTGATGGCGCTGTTACTGATGACGATGTGGGGGCGCGTCGACTGGTCGACGCCGACGGTCGCACTCGGTCAGGTCACCATCACCGCGATCGTGATGGCGGTCGGCGCGTCCATCGGCGACATCCTGCCCGAGAGCTAG
- a CDS encoding ferredoxin family protein: protein MAIDPNFEQNRDVVEQHDGHDVWGPVDEPEELGIHGTHVAVDFDICIADGACVEDCPVDVFEWVDTPDHPESEIKADPANESQCIDCMLCVDVCPVDAIDVDPGRAGRS from the coding sequence ATGGCCATTGACCCGAACTTCGAGCAGAACCGGGACGTCGTCGAGCAGCACGACGGACACGACGTCTGGGGACCGGTGGACGAACCGGAGGAACTCGGCATCCACGGAACCCACGTCGCGGTCGACTTCGACATCTGTATCGCCGACGGCGCATGCGTCGAGGACTGCCCCGTCGACGTCTTCGAGTGGGTGGACACGCCCGACCACCCCGAGAGCGAGATCAAGGCCGACCCGGCGAACGAGAGCCAGTGCATCGACTGCATGCTCTGCGTCGACGTCTGTCCCGTCGACGCCATCGACGTCGATCCCGGACGCGCCGGCCGGAGCTAG
- a CDS encoding GNAT family N-acetyltransferase — protein MELTGKLEFDHADREAIYDYVESHGTVRYEKLRKALGLDERAFGHHVAILKRNGVLEESDRDHLRIAFESGAEEEFETDEVAFTIRQAREADLTGLVGAMRRTVEGGDYVEAESVAHILEEEGVLLRHNELETRLFFVACVDSEVVGWVHIAHPEVEKLSHTAELTVGVLEAYRGNGIGSHLLERGVEWAASTGYERLYNSVPSTNENAIEFLEAHGWETEAVREDHYKIEDRYVDEVMMAKHLE, from the coding sequence ATGGAACTAACTGGCAAACTCGAGTTCGATCACGCGGACCGCGAAGCGATCTACGACTACGTCGAATCGCACGGGACGGTCCGGTACGAGAAGCTCCGGAAGGCCCTGGGCCTCGACGAGCGCGCGTTCGGCCACCACGTCGCGATCCTGAAGCGAAACGGCGTCCTGGAGGAGTCCGATCGCGATCACCTCCGTATCGCGTTCGAATCCGGCGCGGAGGAGGAGTTCGAGACGGACGAGGTAGCGTTCACGATCCGGCAGGCCCGCGAGGCGGACCTCACCGGACTCGTCGGCGCGATGCGTCGCACCGTCGAAGGCGGGGACTACGTCGAGGCCGAGTCCGTCGCGCACATCCTCGAGGAGGAGGGCGTCCTCCTCCGGCACAACGAACTGGAGACGCGACTGTTCTTCGTCGCGTGCGTCGACAGCGAGGTCGTCGGGTGGGTACACATCGCGCACCCGGAGGTCGAGAAGCTGAGTCACACCGCCGAACTCACCGTCGGCGTGCTCGAAGCGTACCGTGGGAACGGGATCGGCTCGCACCTCCTGGAGCGCGGGGTCGAATGGGCGGCGAGCACCGGGTACGAGCGCCTCTACAACTCGGTACCGTCGACGAACGAGAACGCCATCGAGTTCCTCGAGGCCCACGGCTGGGAGACGGAGGCCGTCCGCGAGGACCACTACAAGATCGAGGACCGGTACGTCGACGAGGTGATGATGGCGAAGCACCTCGAGTGA
- the msrA gene encoding peptide-methionine (S)-S-oxide reductase MsrA — protein MSETATFGGGCFWCIEAAMKELDGVHEVTSGYAGGDTENPTYREVCSGSTGHAEVVRVEFDPGVIAFEDLLRVFFTIHDPTQLNKQGPDVGTQYRTIVLYESDEQRDLTEAFIEGLEDEGVYDDDIVTEVEPLETFYEAEEEHQDYYEKNPNDRYCTFHADPKIQKVREQFEDEVTAD, from the coding sequence ATGAGCGAGACAGCGACGTTCGGTGGCGGGTGCTTCTGGTGCATCGAAGCGGCCATGAAGGAACTCGACGGCGTGCACGAGGTCACGTCCGGGTACGCAGGCGGCGACACCGAGAACCCGACGTACCGCGAGGTGTGCTCGGGGAGCACGGGCCACGCCGAGGTCGTCCGCGTCGAGTTCGACCCTGGAGTCATCGCGTTCGAGGACCTGCTGCGCGTGTTCTTCACCATCCACGATCCGACCCAACTCAACAAGCAGGGGCCGGACGTCGGCACGCAGTACCGCACGATCGTCCTCTACGAGTCCGACGAGCAACGCGACCTCACGGAGGCGTTCATCGAGGGCCTCGAGGACGAGGGCGTGTACGACGACGACATCGTGACCGAAGTCGAACCGCTCGAGACGTTCTACGAGGCCGAGGAAGAACACCAGGACTACTACGAGAAGAACCCGAACGACCGCTACTGCACGTTCCACGCAGACCCGAAGATCCAGAAGGTCCGCGAGCAGTTCGAGGACGAGGTCACCGCGGACTGA
- a CDS encoding electron transfer flavoprotein subunit alpha/FixB family protein, which yields MAVFDPNDFEISELGPKVKDVDDPEDLEEVLEREKEGKNRAGVKTLVQSRIDKLHDEDEDAIDYDELDPGEYTVAEMANLVRDVDDFEVLEGLMEREEAGQDRSTAKDRIQARMDDLQSSEGDGEAEYVPPEEKYPELDHPTEDKQYVHGLEDGDYRDMWVYCETQQGELVDVSLEMLGKARQLMDDYNDQYDEDERVVAVLVGDDVEGHAEDCIAHGADLVVVHEDDRMDRFLHKPYSEVFCDVARGDDHEFGREDRPSRDWHDYDEPRYVLFPATNNGRDLSAQVQGELDSGLASDCSGLYIEDTVISNPAKTGGEGKREFERVLHMKRPDFSGFEYSTILCLDKPHREFHPQGGSVIPGSFDVPDPDPEREGEVVHSDLDAPDEWFRVDVEDHDTLDEGVDLTGYDVVVALGRGIGDDPTKGIELGLELRDAFEDAELGLSRGVITSSYSFDGHVEQYVGEDRQIGESGQVVEPDVYVAAGISGAIQHKVGMDESDTIISINTAPDADIKDFSDYYVQGDLFEVLPRLTEAVESGELRLDELAAGDD from the coding sequence ATGGCCGTGTTCGACCCGAACGACTTCGAGATCAGCGAACTCGGCCCGAAGGTGAAGGACGTCGACGACCCCGAGGACCTGGAGGAGGTCCTCGAGCGCGAGAAGGAGGGGAAGAATCGCGCTGGCGTGAAGACCCTCGTCCAGAGCCGGATCGACAAGCTCCACGACGAGGACGAGGACGCGATCGACTACGACGAACTCGACCCGGGCGAGTACACGGTCGCTGAGATGGCGAACCTCGTCCGGGACGTCGACGACTTCGAGGTCCTGGAGGGCCTCATGGAGCGGGAGGAGGCGGGCCAGGACCGATCGACGGCGAAGGACCGCATCCAGGCCCGCATGGACGACCTCCAGTCCAGCGAGGGCGACGGGGAGGCGGAGTACGTTCCGCCGGAGGAGAAGTACCCGGAGCTCGACCACCCGACCGAGGACAAGCAGTACGTGCACGGCCTCGAGGACGGCGACTACCGCGACATGTGGGTGTACTGCGAGACCCAGCAGGGCGAACTCGTCGACGTGAGCCTCGAGATGCTCGGGAAGGCCCGGCAACTCATGGACGACTACAACGACCAGTACGACGAGGACGAGCGCGTCGTCGCGGTCCTCGTCGGGGACGACGTCGAGGGGCACGCGGAGGACTGCATCGCGCACGGCGCGGACCTCGTCGTCGTCCACGAGGACGACCGGATGGATCGGTTCCTCCACAAGCCCTACAGCGAGGTGTTCTGTGACGTCGCGCGCGGCGACGACCACGAGTTCGGTCGCGAAGACCGCCCGAGCCGCGACTGGCACGACTACGACGAACCGCGGTACGTGCTGTTCCCCGCGACGAACAACGGCCGCGACCTCTCCGCGCAAGTCCAGGGCGAGCTCGACTCGGGGCTCGCGAGTGACTGCTCGGGATTGTACATCGAGGACACCGTCATCTCGAACCCGGCGAAGACCGGCGGGGAGGGCAAGCGCGAGTTCGAGCGCGTCCTCCACATGAAGCGGCCGGACTTCTCCGGGTTCGAGTACTCGACGATCCTCTGCCTCGACAAACCCCACCGTGAGTTCCACCCGCAGGGCGGGAGCGTCATCCCCGGGAGCTTCGACGTCCCCGACCCGGACCCCGAGCGCGAGGGCGAGGTCGTCCACAGCGACCTCGACGCGCCCGACGAGTGGTTCCGCGTCGACGTCGAGGACCACGACACGCTCGACGAGGGCGTCGACCTCACCGGGTACGACGTCGTCGTCGCGCTCGGTCGCGGCATCGGCGACGACCCGACGAAGGGGATCGAACTCGGCCTCGAACTCCGGGACGCGTTCGAGGACGCCGAACTCGGCCTCTCGCGCGGGGTCATCACGTCCTCGTACAGCTTCGACGGGCACGTCGAGCAGTACGTCGGCGAGGACCGACAGATCGGCGAGTCCGGGCAGGTCGTCGAACCCGACGTGTACGTCGCCGCCGGCATCAGTGGCGCGATCCAGCACAAGGTCGGCATGGACGAATCCGACACGATCATCTCGATCAACACGGCCCCGGACGCGGACATCAAGGACTTCTCGGACTACTACGTCCAGGGCGACCTCTTCGAGGTGCTCCCTCGACTCACGGAGGCCGTGGAGTCGGGCGAACTGCGACTCGACGAACTGGCGGCCGGAGACGACTGA
- a CDS encoding universal stress protein encodes MAPSHVLVPLDGSPLADAALQHALETFECRTTVLNVVTPLDASMSEGGLLGDVVDEDREAAAEERANDLVSRATETAAAVGRSVETTVESGEPAETIVAYVSDHDVDHVVMGGHGGRTGLASRLLGTVATTVVAEAPTTVTVVRE; translated from the coding sequence ATGGCTCCGTCGCACGTCCTCGTCCCGCTGGACGGGTCGCCGCTCGCGGACGCGGCCCTTCAGCACGCACTGGAGACGTTCGAGTGTCGGACCACCGTATTGAACGTCGTCACGCCGCTGGACGCGTCGATGAGCGAGGGCGGCCTTCTGGGAGACGTGGTCGACGAGGATCGGGAGGCGGCCGCCGAGGAACGCGCGAACGACCTCGTGAGTCGGGCGACCGAGACCGCGGCAGCGGTCGGCCGGAGCGTCGAGACCACCGTCGAGTCCGGCGAGCCCGCAGAGACCATCGTCGCGTACGTCAGCGACCACGACGTCGACCACGTGGTAATGGGCGGCCACGGCGGGCGAACGGGGCTCGCGAGCAGACTGCTGGGAACCGTCGCGACGACCGTCGTGGCGGAAGCTCCGACGACCGTCACCGTCGTCCGCGAGTGA
- a CDS encoding inorganic phosphate transporter, with the protein MVDVVFWALVALATVTSLVTAWALGANSNSPPFAPAIGANAIGTMRAAFLIGILAALGALTQGGAISETVGAGLIDGVAITSLAATAGLLTATGFMAFGIYTGYPVPAAFATTGAMVGVGLSLGGDPALGTYQRIATFWVLVPPVSGGLAYLTATLLRRDDVPDTVGIPLLAALVGGIVANVRLSIIPASGDADQGSLAAYGASFVESTTVAGVDVIAVAITLAFAAASFQFIRRRTQASVDEGVKTFLLVLGSIVAFSSGGSQVGLATGPLENLYGVELGLPSIVLLALGSVGILGGAWMGAPRLLQATSREYAQLGIRRSIAALVPGFVIAQAAIVLGIPISFNNIIISGVIGGGLAGGSAGVSRQKLLTTVAFWILTLFSSIAVGFGLYRLFAAVLGA; encoded by the coding sequence GTGGTAGACGTCGTCTTCTGGGCGCTGGTCGCGCTCGCGACCGTCACCAGCCTCGTCACCGCGTGGGCGCTCGGCGCGAACTCGAACTCGCCGCCGTTCGCGCCCGCCATCGGCGCGAACGCCATCGGCACGATGCGCGCCGCGTTCCTCATCGGCATCCTCGCCGCGCTCGGCGCGCTCACGCAGGGGGGCGCGATCTCCGAGACCGTCGGTGCGGGCCTCATCGACGGCGTCGCCATCACGAGCCTCGCCGCGACCGCCGGCCTCCTCACCGCCACCGGGTTCATGGCGTTCGGGATCTACACCGGCTACCCCGTTCCGGCGGCGTTCGCGACGACGGGCGCGATGGTCGGCGTCGGACTCAGTCTCGGCGGCGACCCCGCGCTCGGCACGTACCAGCGCATCGCGACGTTCTGGGTGCTCGTCCCGCCGGTCTCGGGCGGGCTCGCGTACCTGACCGCGACGCTCCTGCGTCGCGACGACGTCCCCGACACGGTCGGCATCCCGCTGCTCGCCGCGCTGGTCGGCGGCATCGTTGCGAACGTTCGTCTGAGCATCATCCCCGCGTCCGGCGACGCCGACCAGGGGAGTCTCGCCGCGTACGGCGCGAGCTTCGTCGAGTCGACGACCGTCGCGGGCGTGGACGTCATCGCGGTCGCGATCACGCTCGCGTTCGCCGCCGCGAGCTTCCAGTTCATCCGCCGCCGTACGCAGGCCTCCGTCGACGAGGGCGTGAAGACGTTCCTGCTCGTGCTCGGGAGCATCGTCGCGTTCTCCAGCGGCGGCAGTCAGGTCGGGCTCGCGACGGGCCCGCTCGAGAACCTCTACGGCGTCGAACTCGGCCTCCCGAGCATCGTCCTGCTCGCGCTCGGGTCCGTCGGCATCCTCGGCGGCGCGTGGATGGGCGCACCCCGCCTCCTGCAGGCGACGAGTCGCGAGTACGCACAACTCGGCATTCGGCGCTCCATCGCCGCACTGGTCCCGGGATTCGTCATCGCGCAGGCCGCGATCGTCCTCGGCATCCCGATCTCGTTCAACAACATCATCATCAGCGGCGTCATCGGCGGCGGCCTCGCCGGCGGCTCCGCCGGCGTCTCCCGCCAGAAGCTCCTCACGACCGTCGCGTTCTGGATCCTCACGCTCTTCTCGAGCATCGCCGTCGGGTTCGGCCTCTACCGACTGTTCGCGGCGGTACTGGGGGCTTGA
- a CDS encoding electron transfer flavoprotein subunit beta/FixA family protein: MYSVVLTKGVPDFREGVVSFDEDGHLERGETPTVMNPNDKHAARAALQTKIRNGGRVSLMSMGPPGYGDVLREGMADVYGDDCYLLSDREMAAADTWATAITVATGLKNLEETPDLVFAGFKTADGETGHTGPQAAWCMDWPILTHVISLDVDADAGTVRAKRLVKGDVEEIETVETDLPAFVVTDPEFEPTYRRAEHRLLHKDLREETQERAEDHEDVMTVWDHEDLNLDPDFIGLDGSPTIVGGVDPIPKAPSEREATDVDPTDSQGMEQVVDELAPYAGGD; the protein is encoded by the coding sequence ATGTATTCTGTCGTACTGACGAAAGGGGTCCCCGACTTCCGCGAAGGGGTGGTGTCGTTCGACGAGGACGGCCATCTCGAGCGTGGGGAGACGCCGACGGTGATGAACCCGAACGACAAGCACGCGGCGCGTGCGGCGCTCCAGACGAAGATCCGGAACGGCGGTCGCGTGAGCCTCATGAGCATGGGGCCGCCGGGGTACGGGGACGTGCTCCGCGAGGGCATGGCGGACGTCTACGGCGACGACTGCTACCTGCTCTCGGACCGCGAGATGGCGGCCGCGGACACGTGGGCGACCGCGATCACCGTCGCGACCGGCCTGAAGAACCTGGAGGAGACGCCGGACCTCGTGTTCGCGGGATTCAAGACCGCGGACGGGGAGACCGGCCACACCGGCCCCCAGGCGGCGTGGTGCATGGACTGGCCGATCCTCACGCACGTCATCTCGCTCGACGTCGACGCCGACGCGGGCACCGTACGCGCGAAACGACTCGTGAAGGGCGACGTCGAGGAGATCGAGACCGTCGAGACCGACCTCCCGGCGTTCGTCGTCACCGACCCCGAGTTCGAGCCGACGTACCGTCGCGCCGAGCACCGCCTCCTGCACAAGGACCTCCGCGAGGAGACCCAGGAGCGCGCCGAGGACCACGAGGACGTGATGACGGTCTGGGACCACGAGGACCTGAACCTCGACCCGGACTTCATCGGCCTCGACGGGTCGCCGACGATCGTCGGCGGCGTCGACCCGATTCCGAAGGCGCCGAGCGAGCGCGAGGCGACGGACGTCGACCCTACCGACTCCCAAGGAATGGAGCAGGTCGTCGACGAACTCGCGCCGTACGCGGGGGGTGACTAG
- a CDS encoding lamin tail domain-containing protein, with protein sequence MNGRPTVAVVVALLVVLSGCTSTIGSDPADDGPAGTATEWTVEVVEVVDGDTLKVRFPDGRVENVRLLGVDTPEVHTGVTPDEFDGIPDTEDGRTWLRDWGHQASEWMIQRVADAEIRIATDPEADRRGSYGRLLVYVYADGENVNEELLAQGYARMYDSDFSKRDAFASLEATAMSQDAGLWGYTDGAGAATDDGGAIGDFGLAVASVHADADGPDGDNLNDEYVVLENRGNRTVDLSGYVVRDEANHAYTVPDGVELRPGEELTLFTGSGEDTDDSLYWGASSPIWNNDGDTVFVETPNGTTVVEYEY encoded by the coding sequence ATGAACGGTCGGCCAACCGTCGCGGTCGTCGTCGCACTCCTCGTCGTGCTCTCGGGCTGTACGTCCACAATCGGGAGCGACCCCGCCGACGACGGCCCTGCCGGAACTGCGACCGAGTGGACCGTCGAAGTCGTCGAAGTCGTGGACGGCGACACGCTCAAGGTCCGCTTCCCGGACGGCCGCGTCGAGAACGTCCGCCTGCTCGGCGTCGACACGCCCGAAGTCCACACGGGCGTCACGCCCGACGAGTTCGACGGCATCCCCGACACCGAGGACGGCCGCACGTGGCTCCGGGACTGGGGCCACCAGGCCAGCGAGTGGATGATACAGCGCGTCGCAGACGCCGAGATACGGATCGCGACCGACCCAGAAGCCGACCGCCGCGGATCCTACGGCCGCCTCCTCGTCTACGTGTACGCCGACGGCGAGAACGTCAACGAGGAACTCCTCGCGCAGGGGTACGCTCGGATGTACGACAGCGACTTCTCGAAGCGCGACGCGTTCGCGAGCCTCGAAGCGACCGCGATGTCCCAGGACGCCGGCCTCTGGGGGTACACCGACGGCGCGGGTGCCGCGACCGACGACGGCGGCGCCATCGGCGACTTCGGGCTCGCCGTCGCCAGCGTCCACGCCGACGCGGACGGCCCCGACGGCGACAACCTGAACGACGAGTACGTCGTCCTCGAGAACCGCGGGAACCGAACCGTGGACCTCTCCGGGTACGTCGTCCGGGACGAGGCTAACCACGCCTACACCGTCCCCGACGGCGTCGAACTCCGCCCCGGCGAGGAACTCACGCTCTTCACGGGAAGCGGTGAGGACACCGACGACTCGCTGTACTGGGGTGCGTCCAGTCCCATCTGGAACAACGACGGCGACACCGTGTTCGTCGAGACCCCGAACGGCACGACCGTCGTCGAGTACGAGTACTGA